The Takifugu rubripes chromosome 3, fTakRub1.2, whole genome shotgun sequence genome contains a region encoding:
- the arhgef25a gene encoding rho guanine nucleotide exchange factor 25 isoform X3, translating to MKGGHHHHRHHRGCGCQHLFCKVLTKCGCCYARVRDSYSAAGSEGSISTSVVSLPPQASGSSAPSSPGSKRSVSTLKKWLTNPVRKLSAGATAKGERQSRKPDGKPPPLPSHSHSQDSQDLGSPPRADETHTILSITHRELEWRDGLASPEDLSPAMLQSPSYITDSLIGCTSLPNTQDAQMTTALPDDGGSVLMDDTSSQWSSVADSEEEKRSALEKSMYVLKELIETEKHYVADLGLIVEGYMGTMGSRNIPEDMKGKDKIVFGNIHQIYDWHKDYFLGELEKCVAEPERLAQLFIKHERRLHMYVVYCQNKPKSEHIVSEYIETFFEDLRLELGHRLQLNDLLIKPVQRIMKYQLLLKDFLKYYTKAGMDTEELEKAVEVMCFVPKRCNDMMNVGRLQGFEGKITALGKLLQQDTFTVTEQDSSFMSRAKERRVFLFEQLVIFSEPIDKKKGFSLPGYIFKSSIKVSCLGVEPAIDGDDAHFVLTSRNPNGSVVRFQLLASSPETCRAWINDVGQILESQRNFLNALQSPIEYQRRESKSNSLGRSMRPPLYAASALRPHSSASIDRHKLPSLQSHNTSLPALYLPSQGQAQGASDAFSPRNPAVAGPWPADSHGLSPSQVQLGFTDQAVSNGLYTPTAQSAQQRAGEGGRRGQAMEGGNQAPLSGPSVGRRPSNLTQLAEDDL from the exons ATGAAAGGGGGCCACCATCACCATCGCCACCACAGAGGCTGCGGCTGCCAACACTTGTTCTGTAAGGTCTTGACCAAGTGCGGCTGCTGCTACGCCCGAGTCAGAG ACTCAtactcagcagcaggaagtgaaggaagCATCTCCACCTCTGTTGTGTCACTGCCCCCACAAGCATCGGGCAGTTCGGCCCCCAGCTCCCCGGGTTCCAAGCGCTCTGTGAGCACCTTGAAGAAGTGGCTCACGAACCCCGTCCGCAAACTCAGTGCCGGAGCCACGGCTAAAGGAGAGCGCCAGTCTCGCAAGCCCGATGGGAAACCTCCTCCCCTTCCATCCCACAGTCACAGCCAGGACAGCCAGGACCTGGGCAGCCCCCCCAGAGCCGATGAGACTCATACCATCCTGTCCATCACCCACAGAGAACTG GAGTGGAGAGATGGCTTGGCAAGCCCCGAGGACCTGTCACCGGCTATGCTACAGTCCCCCAGCTACATAACCgactctctgattggctgcacaTCACTGCCGAACACTCAG GACGCTCAGATGACAACAGCTCTGCCTGATGACGGAGGCTCTGTCTTGATGGATGACACTTCCAGCCAATGGTCATCTGTGGCCGactctgaggaggagaaaagaagtgCCTTAGAGAAAAGCAT GTACGTACTGAAGGAGCTTATTGAGACTGAGAAGCACTATGTGGCAGACCTGGGGCTTATCGTGGAG GGCTATATGGGCACCATGGGCTCCAGAAATATACCAGAGGACATGAAGGGAAAAGACAAGATTGTGTTCGGGAATATCCACCAAATTTATGACTGGCATAAAGA ctACTTCCTGGGAGAGCTGGAGAAGTGTGTGGCAGAGCCAGAAAGACTGGCTCAGCTCTTCATCAAGCAT GAGAGGCGCCTGCATATGTACGTTGTTTACTGTCAGAACAAGCCCAAATCCGAGCACATCGTCTCAGAGTACATTGAGACCTTCTTCGAG GATTTACGGCTGGAGCTGggccacaggctgcagctcaaTGACCTGCTCATCAAGCCCGTCCAGAGGATCATGAAGTACCAGCTGCTGCTCAAG GACTTCCTGAAGTATTACACGAAAGCCGGGATGGACACGGAGGAGTTGGAG AAAGCGGTGGAAGTGATGTGTTTTGTTCCTAAACGCTGCAATGACATGATGAATGTGGGCAGGCTACAGGGTTTTGAG GGAAAGATCACAGCCCTGGGCAAACTACTCCAACAAGACACCTTCACTGTCACAGAGCAAGACAGCAGCTTCATGTCGCGAGCGAAAGAGCGACGGGTCTTTCTCTTTGAGCAGCTGGTGATCTTCAGCGAACCCATTGACAAGAAGAAAGGTTTCTCCCTCCCGGGATACATCTTTAAGAGCAGCATCAAG GTGAGCTGTCTGGGGGTGGAGCCCGCCATAGACGGTGACGACGCCCACTTTGTGCTGACATCACGGAACCCCAACGGGAGCGTGGTGCGCTTCCAGTTGCTGGCCTCGTCCCCTGAGACCTGCAGGGCGTGGATCAACGATGTGGGGCAGATCCTGGAATCCCAGCGCAACTTCCTCAATG CCTTACAGTCGCCCATTGAGTACCAGCGGCGAGAGAGCAAGTCCAATAGCCTGGGCCGCAGCATGAGACCCCCTCTGTATGCTGCCAGCGCCCTTCGGCCCCACTCCTCCGCCTCTATCGATCGACACAAGCTGCCCTCTCTTCAGTCTCACAACACCTCCCTGCCCGCGCTTTACCTGCCCAGCCAAGGGCAGGCTCAAGGAGCCAGTGACGCGTTCTCCCCGCGAAAT CCGGCCGTGGCGGGGCCGTGGCCCGCTGACTCCCACGGCCTTTCTCCGTCTCAAGTCCAGCTAGGTTTCACTGATCAAGCTGTGTCAAATGGGTTGTACACACCCACCGCACAAAGTGCACAG CAAAGAGCAGGCGAGGGGGGCCGCCGAGGACAAGCCATGGAAGGCGGCAACCAGGCCCCGTTGTCAGGCCCCTCAGTTGGACGCCGTCCCAGCAACCTGACCCAGCTAGCCGAGGATGACCTATGA
- the arhgef25a gene encoding rho guanine nucleotide exchange factor 25 isoform X2, with the protein MLISEGGEAALLSSQEEKGPSQGQWEPEGPEWEQQGPATENPEPRRRTDSYSAAGSEGSISTSVVSLPPQASGSSAPSSPGSKRSVSTLKKWLTNPVRKLSAGATAKGERQSRKPDGKPPPLPSHSHSQDSQDLGSPPRADETHTILSITHRELEWRDGLASPEDLSPAMLQSPSYITDSLIGCTSLPNTQDAQMTTALPDDGGSVLMDDTSSQWSSVADSEEEKRSALEKSMYVLKELIETEKHYVADLGLIVEGYMGTMGSRNIPEDMKGKDKIVFGNIHQIYDWHKDYFLGELEKCVAEPERLAQLFIKHERRLHMYVVYCQNKPKSEHIVSEYIETFFEDLRLELGHRLQLNDLLIKPVQRIMKYQLLLKDFLKYYTKAGMDTEELEKAVEVMCFVPKRCNDMMNVGRLQGFEGKITALGKLLQQDTFTVTEQDSSFMSRAKERRVFLFEQLVIFSEPIDKKKGFSLPGYIFKSSIKVSCLGVEPAIDGDDAHFVLTSRNPNGSVVRFQLLASSPETCRAWINDVGQILESQRNFLNALQSPIEYQRRESKSNSLGRSMRPPLYAASALRPHSSASIDRHKLPSLQSHNTSLPALYLPSQGQAQGASDAFSPRNPAVAGPWPADSHGLSPSQVQLGFTDQAVSNGLYTPTAQSAQQRAGEGGRRGQAMEGGNQAPLSGPSVGRRPSNLTQLAEDDL; encoded by the exons ATCTCAGAGGGAGGTGAGGCGGCCCTCCTGTCTAGCCAGGAGGAAAAGGGGCCTTCGCAGGGCCAGTGGGAGCCAGAGGGGCCTGAGTGGGAGCAGCAGGGCCCCGCTACGGAAAACCCAGAGCCGAGACGAAGAACAG ACTCAtactcagcagcaggaagtgaaggaagCATCTCCACCTCTGTTGTGTCACTGCCCCCACAAGCATCGGGCAGTTCGGCCCCCAGCTCCCCGGGTTCCAAGCGCTCTGTGAGCACCTTGAAGAAGTGGCTCACGAACCCCGTCCGCAAACTCAGTGCCGGAGCCACGGCTAAAGGAGAGCGCCAGTCTCGCAAGCCCGATGGGAAACCTCCTCCCCTTCCATCCCACAGTCACAGCCAGGACAGCCAGGACCTGGGCAGCCCCCCCAGAGCCGATGAGACTCATACCATCCTGTCCATCACCCACAGAGAACTG GAGTGGAGAGATGGCTTGGCAAGCCCCGAGGACCTGTCACCGGCTATGCTACAGTCCCCCAGCTACATAACCgactctctgattggctgcacaTCACTGCCGAACACTCAG GACGCTCAGATGACAACAGCTCTGCCTGATGACGGAGGCTCTGTCTTGATGGATGACACTTCCAGCCAATGGTCATCTGTGGCCGactctgaggaggagaaaagaagtgCCTTAGAGAAAAGCAT GTACGTACTGAAGGAGCTTATTGAGACTGAGAAGCACTATGTGGCAGACCTGGGGCTTATCGTGGAG GGCTATATGGGCACCATGGGCTCCAGAAATATACCAGAGGACATGAAGGGAAAAGACAAGATTGTGTTCGGGAATATCCACCAAATTTATGACTGGCATAAAGA ctACTTCCTGGGAGAGCTGGAGAAGTGTGTGGCAGAGCCAGAAAGACTGGCTCAGCTCTTCATCAAGCAT GAGAGGCGCCTGCATATGTACGTTGTTTACTGTCAGAACAAGCCCAAATCCGAGCACATCGTCTCAGAGTACATTGAGACCTTCTTCGAG GATTTACGGCTGGAGCTGggccacaggctgcagctcaaTGACCTGCTCATCAAGCCCGTCCAGAGGATCATGAAGTACCAGCTGCTGCTCAAG GACTTCCTGAAGTATTACACGAAAGCCGGGATGGACACGGAGGAGTTGGAG AAAGCGGTGGAAGTGATGTGTTTTGTTCCTAAACGCTGCAATGACATGATGAATGTGGGCAGGCTACAGGGTTTTGAG GGAAAGATCACAGCCCTGGGCAAACTACTCCAACAAGACACCTTCACTGTCACAGAGCAAGACAGCAGCTTCATGTCGCGAGCGAAAGAGCGACGGGTCTTTCTCTTTGAGCAGCTGGTGATCTTCAGCGAACCCATTGACAAGAAGAAAGGTTTCTCCCTCCCGGGATACATCTTTAAGAGCAGCATCAAG GTGAGCTGTCTGGGGGTGGAGCCCGCCATAGACGGTGACGACGCCCACTTTGTGCTGACATCACGGAACCCCAACGGGAGCGTGGTGCGCTTCCAGTTGCTGGCCTCGTCCCCTGAGACCTGCAGGGCGTGGATCAACGATGTGGGGCAGATCCTGGAATCCCAGCGCAACTTCCTCAATG CCTTACAGTCGCCCATTGAGTACCAGCGGCGAGAGAGCAAGTCCAATAGCCTGGGCCGCAGCATGAGACCCCCTCTGTATGCTGCCAGCGCCCTTCGGCCCCACTCCTCCGCCTCTATCGATCGACACAAGCTGCCCTCTCTTCAGTCTCACAACACCTCCCTGCCCGCGCTTTACCTGCCCAGCCAAGGGCAGGCTCAAGGAGCCAGTGACGCGTTCTCCCCGCGAAAT CCGGCCGTGGCGGGGCCGTGGCCCGCTGACTCCCACGGCCTTTCTCCGTCTCAAGTCCAGCTAGGTTTCACTGATCAAGCTGTGTCAAATGGGTTGTACACACCCACCGCACAAAGTGCACAG CAAAGAGCAGGCGAGGGGGGCCGCCGAGGACAAGCCATGGAAGGCGGCAACCAGGCCCCGTTGTCAGGCCCCTCAGTTGGACGCCGTCCCAGCAACCTGACCCAGCTAGCCGAGGATGACCTATGA
- the sp5l gene encoding sp5 transcription factor-like, protein MAALAIQRTDNFLHTFLQDRTPSSSPEGAPSALSFLATTCSQAWQVGGTMGSEGAQFPYEGAVSSTSGMFQLWSNDMAPGAALSTHQMTFTVPKVQFPGHMQSSLHHHHHAHHHHHELPLTPPAETPSSYSFELSPVKVLSSQPQSNTSHYYPQHNGVGQNFPGFLQNSSARQHLPSGHLEDGQQWWSLPQTNTTPSNHPFSLGRQLVLGHQPQIAALLQGTSKGLLSSTRRCRRCKCPNCQANGGGLEFGKKRLHVCHIPDCGKVYKKTSHLKAHLRWHAGERPFICNWLFCGKSFTRSDELQRHLRTHTGEKRFGCQQCGKRFMRSDHLSKHVKTHQTRKSRSGPPSHSTDPLLSNIKRE, encoded by the exons ATGGCTGCACTGGCGATCCAGAGGACTGATAACTTTTTACACACCTTTTTGCAG GACAGGACGCCCAGCTCCTCTCCAGAGGGAGCGCCCAGCGCCCTCTCCTTTCTGGCCACCACCTGCAGTCAGGCCTGGCAGGTGGGGGGCACCATGGGCTCGGAGGGAGCTCAGTTCCCCTACGAGGGCGCCGTCAGCTCCACGTCAGGGATGTTTCAGCTCTGGAGCAACGACATGGCGCCCGGCGCCGCTCTCAGCACGCACCAGATGACTTTCACCGTGCCCAAGGTGCAGTTCCCCGGACACATGCAGTCCAgcctgcaccaccaccaccacgcccaccatcaccaccacgaGCTGCCTCTCACCCCGCCAGCCGAGACTCCCTCTTCCTACTCGTTTGAACTGTCTCCTGTAAAAGTGTTGTCCTCCCAGCCGCAGTCCAACACCTCCCACTACTACCCTCAGCATAACGGCGTGGGGCAAAACTTTCCTGGCTTCCTCCAAAACTCCTCGGCCAGGCAACACCTGCCCTCAGGCCACCTGGAGGATGGCCAGCAATGGTGGAGTCTGCCCCAAACCAACACCACCCCATCCAACCACCCCTTCTCCCTAGGAAGGCAGCTTGTTTTGGGCCACCAGCCCCAGattgctgctctcctccagggCACCTCCAAAGGTCTGCTGAGCTCCacacgccgctgccgccgctgcaAGTGCCCCAACTGCCAGGCGAATGGTGGCGGCTTGGAGTTTGGAAAGAAGAGACTTCACGTCTGCCACATTCCCGATTGCGGGAAAGTGTACAAGAAGACCTCTCACCTGAAGGCGCATCTGCGCTGGCACGCCGGGGAGCGGCCCTTCATCTGCAACTGGCTCTTCTGCGGCAAGAGCTTCACCCGgtcagatgagctgcagcggcacCTCCGCACGCACACCGGAGAGAAACGTTTCGGCTGCCAGCAGTGCGGCAAGAGGTTCATGAGGAGCGACCACCTCTCCAAGCACGTCAAGACCCACCAGACCCGAAAGAGTCGGTCTGGGCCACCTTCGCACAGCACGGACCCTCTGCTCAGCAATATCAAGAGAGAGTAA
- the arhgef25a gene encoding rho guanine nucleotide exchange factor 25 isoform X1 codes for MKALQKNQGRTDQMLGAMADVLTSVALPTQQWISEGGEAALLSSQEEKGPSQGQWEPEGPEWEQQGPATENPEPRRRTDSYSAAGSEGSISTSVVSLPPQASGSSAPSSPGSKRSVSTLKKWLTNPVRKLSAGATAKGERQSRKPDGKPPPLPSHSHSQDSQDLGSPPRADETHTILSITHRELEWRDGLASPEDLSPAMLQSPSYITDSLIGCTSLPNTQDAQMTTALPDDGGSVLMDDTSSQWSSVADSEEEKRSALEKSMYVLKELIETEKHYVADLGLIVEGYMGTMGSRNIPEDMKGKDKIVFGNIHQIYDWHKDYFLGELEKCVAEPERLAQLFIKHERRLHMYVVYCQNKPKSEHIVSEYIETFFEDLRLELGHRLQLNDLLIKPVQRIMKYQLLLKDFLKYYTKAGMDTEELEKAVEVMCFVPKRCNDMMNVGRLQGFEGKITALGKLLQQDTFTVTEQDSSFMSRAKERRVFLFEQLVIFSEPIDKKKGFSLPGYIFKSSIKVSCLGVEPAIDGDDAHFVLTSRNPNGSVVRFQLLASSPETCRAWINDVGQILESQRNFLNALQSPIEYQRRESKSNSLGRSMRPPLYAASALRPHSSASIDRHKLPSLQSHNTSLPALYLPSQGQAQGASDAFSPRNPAVAGPWPADSHGLSPSQVQLGFTDQAVSNGLYTPTAQSAQQRAGEGGRRGQAMEGGNQAPLSGPSVGRRPSNLTQLAEDDL; via the exons ATGAAGGCTCTGCAGAAGAATCAGGGGCGCACCGACCAGATGCTGGGCGCCATGGCTGATGTGCTGACGTCTGTGGCATTGCCCACCCAGCAGTGG ATCTCAGAGGGAGGTGAGGCGGCCCTCCTGTCTAGCCAGGAGGAAAAGGGGCCTTCGCAGGGCCAGTGGGAGCCAGAGGGGCCTGAGTGGGAGCAGCAGGGCCCCGCTACGGAAAACCCAGAGCCGAGACGAAGAACAG ACTCAtactcagcagcaggaagtgaaggaagCATCTCCACCTCTGTTGTGTCACTGCCCCCACAAGCATCGGGCAGTTCGGCCCCCAGCTCCCCGGGTTCCAAGCGCTCTGTGAGCACCTTGAAGAAGTGGCTCACGAACCCCGTCCGCAAACTCAGTGCCGGAGCCACGGCTAAAGGAGAGCGCCAGTCTCGCAAGCCCGATGGGAAACCTCCTCCCCTTCCATCCCACAGTCACAGCCAGGACAGCCAGGACCTGGGCAGCCCCCCCAGAGCCGATGAGACTCATACCATCCTGTCCATCACCCACAGAGAACTG GAGTGGAGAGATGGCTTGGCAAGCCCCGAGGACCTGTCACCGGCTATGCTACAGTCCCCCAGCTACATAACCgactctctgattggctgcacaTCACTGCCGAACACTCAG GACGCTCAGATGACAACAGCTCTGCCTGATGACGGAGGCTCTGTCTTGATGGATGACACTTCCAGCCAATGGTCATCTGTGGCCGactctgaggaggagaaaagaagtgCCTTAGAGAAAAGCAT GTACGTACTGAAGGAGCTTATTGAGACTGAGAAGCACTATGTGGCAGACCTGGGGCTTATCGTGGAG GGCTATATGGGCACCATGGGCTCCAGAAATATACCAGAGGACATGAAGGGAAAAGACAAGATTGTGTTCGGGAATATCCACCAAATTTATGACTGGCATAAAGA ctACTTCCTGGGAGAGCTGGAGAAGTGTGTGGCAGAGCCAGAAAGACTGGCTCAGCTCTTCATCAAGCAT GAGAGGCGCCTGCATATGTACGTTGTTTACTGTCAGAACAAGCCCAAATCCGAGCACATCGTCTCAGAGTACATTGAGACCTTCTTCGAG GATTTACGGCTGGAGCTGggccacaggctgcagctcaaTGACCTGCTCATCAAGCCCGTCCAGAGGATCATGAAGTACCAGCTGCTGCTCAAG GACTTCCTGAAGTATTACACGAAAGCCGGGATGGACACGGAGGAGTTGGAG AAAGCGGTGGAAGTGATGTGTTTTGTTCCTAAACGCTGCAATGACATGATGAATGTGGGCAGGCTACAGGGTTTTGAG GGAAAGATCACAGCCCTGGGCAAACTACTCCAACAAGACACCTTCACTGTCACAGAGCAAGACAGCAGCTTCATGTCGCGAGCGAAAGAGCGACGGGTCTTTCTCTTTGAGCAGCTGGTGATCTTCAGCGAACCCATTGACAAGAAGAAAGGTTTCTCCCTCCCGGGATACATCTTTAAGAGCAGCATCAAG GTGAGCTGTCTGGGGGTGGAGCCCGCCATAGACGGTGACGACGCCCACTTTGTGCTGACATCACGGAACCCCAACGGGAGCGTGGTGCGCTTCCAGTTGCTGGCCTCGTCCCCTGAGACCTGCAGGGCGTGGATCAACGATGTGGGGCAGATCCTGGAATCCCAGCGCAACTTCCTCAATG CCTTACAGTCGCCCATTGAGTACCAGCGGCGAGAGAGCAAGTCCAATAGCCTGGGCCGCAGCATGAGACCCCCTCTGTATGCTGCCAGCGCCCTTCGGCCCCACTCCTCCGCCTCTATCGATCGACACAAGCTGCCCTCTCTTCAGTCTCACAACACCTCCCTGCCCGCGCTTTACCTGCCCAGCCAAGGGCAGGCTCAAGGAGCCAGTGACGCGTTCTCCCCGCGAAAT CCGGCCGTGGCGGGGCCGTGGCCCGCTGACTCCCACGGCCTTTCTCCGTCTCAAGTCCAGCTAGGTTTCACTGATCAAGCTGTGTCAAATGGGTTGTACACACCCACCGCACAAAGTGCACAG CAAAGAGCAGGCGAGGGGGGCCGCCGAGGACAAGCCATGGAAGGCGGCAACCAGGCCCCGTTGTCAGGCCCCTCAGTTGGACGCCGTCCCAGCAACCTGACCCAGCTAGCCGAGGATGACCTATGA